In Rubrivirga marina, the following are encoded in one genomic region:
- a CDS encoding putative DNA modification/repair radical SAM protein, whose translation MRRQVIEKLEILADAAKYDASCASSGGKRENSPTGIGNSTGAGICHSYTEDGRCVSLLKVLFSNVCIYDCAYCVSRRSNEEVTRVAFTVDEVVELTMGFYKRNYIEGLFLSSGIFKDADTTTEKLVAVARSLRQDHGFNGYIHLKVIPGASPELLTEAGRLADRLSVNVEIPSEAGLKQVAPEKDYDQVFGPMGHVRDGITEAKEERKKDRRAPRFAAGGQSTQLVIGATPETDRQILELSDGLYSEQKLRRVYYSGFVPLGGDDRVPDPETYRAPLHREHRLYQADWLLRKYGFDLDEVAPPGSGNLDAEVDPKTSYALRFPYLFPVDVNTAPVEWLQRVPGLGIRSAKRIVAARRRGVVRWDDLRTMGVVLKRAQFFLTTPDHRPQLIDRDPNAVRQRIVGGRGDGAPQLSLFAPAPVRLAAPASAPLPKAA comes from the coding sequence ATGCGCCGACAGGTCATCGAGAAGCTCGAAATCCTCGCCGACGCGGCCAAGTACGACGCGTCCTGCGCCTCGTCTGGCGGCAAGCGCGAGAACTCGCCGACCGGGATCGGCAACTCCACGGGCGCCGGCATCTGCCACTCGTACACCGAGGACGGCCGGTGCGTCTCGCTCCTCAAGGTCCTGTTCTCGAACGTCTGCATCTACGACTGCGCCTACTGCGTGTCGCGGCGGTCGAACGAGGAGGTCACCCGCGTGGCGTTCACCGTCGACGAGGTCGTCGAGCTCACGATGGGGTTCTACAAGCGGAACTACATCGAGGGCCTCTTCCTCTCGTCGGGCATCTTCAAGGACGCCGACACGACGACGGAGAAGCTGGTCGCCGTCGCGCGGTCGCTCCGCCAGGACCACGGGTTCAACGGCTACATCCACCTCAAGGTGATCCCGGGCGCGAGCCCCGAGCTCCTCACCGAGGCGGGCCGGCTGGCGGACCGGCTGAGCGTGAACGTCGAGATCCCGAGCGAGGCCGGGCTCAAGCAGGTCGCGCCCGAGAAGGACTACGACCAGGTGTTCGGGCCGATGGGCCACGTCCGCGACGGGATCACGGAGGCGAAGGAGGAACGGAAAAAGGACCGCCGCGCGCCCCGGTTCGCGGCCGGCGGCCAGAGCACGCAGCTCGTGATCGGCGCGACGCCCGAGACGGACCGCCAGATCCTCGAGCTCAGCGACGGGCTGTACTCGGAGCAGAAGCTCCGGCGCGTCTACTACTCCGGCTTCGTCCCGCTCGGCGGGGACGACCGCGTGCCGGACCCGGAGACCTACCGGGCCCCGCTCCACCGCGAGCACCGCCTCTACCAGGCCGACTGGCTCCTGCGGAAGTACGGCTTCGACCTCGACGAGGTCGCCCCGCCCGGCTCCGGCAACCTCGACGCCGAGGTGGACCCGAAGACGTCCTACGCCCTCCGCTTCCCGTACCTCTTCCCCGTCGACGTCAACACGGCGCCGGTCGAGTGGCTCCAGCGCGTGCCCGGGCTCGGGATCCGGAGCGCGAAGCGGATCGTGGCCGCGCGGCGGCGGGGCGTCGTCCGCTGGGACGACCTCCGGACGATGGGCGTCGTCCTCAAGCGCGCGCAGTTCTTCCTGACGACGCCGGACCACCGGCCCCAGCTCATCGACCGAGACCCCAACGCCGTCCGCCAGCGGATCGTGGGCGGGCGCGGCGACGGGGCGCCGC